In Edaphobacter aggregans, the sequence GCCTCCTGCGTTCGCAGGGAAAATTCATCGATATGTTTGCTGCCCTTGTTGATACCTCCTGACTTATCAGACGAGCCGGATAGCACGCTATCGCTGGTGACCCAAACCAGGTTCTTGTGGCCAGGAATTGCGGCAAGATGGCGGGTCACGCGGATCATGATCGACAACGTGTCTTGCGCTGGATTGCTGCCGATCTGACGCATTTCAGGGTCGATCAGAGTGCCCGCATTTGGTGCCTGAGAGGAGGTGCCACTCACGGTTTGCGGTTCGGGCTGACTGCCGGCAGTGTCCACCTGTTGCCGGGACCGATGCTCCTCTGCCTGCGCTCGTGCCAGGTCCTGAGAGTTGGGCATCCATTCGCTCAACTTTGCCGCAAGCACCGCGTGATCGGTCGTTCCCTCCGCCAGAACTTGAAAGCCATGCGTTTGCAGCACGTAGAGCGCAACGCGCTCGTTGATCGGGAGCACCTGAAGAAATCGCAGTATCTGCCCGCGAACGTAGGTCAACTCGGCCCACGTAAGGTTGCTGGCATCGATCAGGAGAATTGTGGTGTTGCCGGCCGTGTTTCCGATCTCCGGGCCTGCGTTCGCAGAGGTTGTTCGCCGATTTGAATAGGCGAATTGCGACGGAGTCTTGCCGGATTCTGTTGCAGTGGCGCTTGGCCGGTTGAAAAATTGGATCTCCTGCTTGCGTCCGTTGTCGTAGATCTCGAGGTCCTCCGGCGTCAAGTCTGTTATCGGATGGTTCTTCTTGTCATAGGCCGTCACAGCCACGTCTACCAGGCGCGTTCTTGCTGGTAGAGAAAAGTTTCTGTCTGGCGAAGCAGAGCGTTGAGTTGCAGCAGTATCCGGAAACCCGGTCGAGTCTGCCACACTGATCTCTGGAATTGCAGCCTCCAGTGTTGCATTTGTCGCCGGGTTGGGAGCCGTTGGGGTAGGTATAGCCGCAGTCACATTTTGCGCCGGAGTCGTTTCTGTTGGCTTCCCGGCAACGCTTGGCGAGCCTGTGCTTTCTGGCTCGGGAGTGTTCGCCTCTTGGGCGCTAAAGTTTTTCAGACCCGACGCAGGCGCATCCCTACCCGGTTCTCCGTCGGTCAGAACATGCGCGGACGCGGTAAACACGTGATATTGCTCAAAGGCGACATCATTTACCAATGTTTGAAGTGATCCCGGAAGATTCTCGGTGCCTTGCGTCATATTTGCAGTGCGGAAATCCTGCATCTGCAGGGTATGGGGTAGAGGCTGCGCCTGCGAGATGGAGATGCTCTTCACGGGACAGAGATAGGTCTTGCCCCCAATCTCCACGGGGCCGTATTCGACTACGATGCTGGCCTTGACGATTGGATCGGTTGGTTTAAGGTCTGCCTCCAGCGTCAGGCGAAGGATCGTTCCGTTCGCTGGATCGACAGTGATTTCCCCGTGATAGCCGGAGAGTTGCTGGAAGACGCGACTTTCTTTGTTGTCTCCAGGGACGCAACAGAATTCAACATCATAATGCGACTTCCCTCCGGGAACTGCGTAGCGGAAGACTGCCACTGGCCCGACTGTGCCTTGCTCCCAATGGCTCCAGGTCAACGTGCCCTGAGCTGCATCAACCAACACCGTGGCAAGAATGGAGCCAAACTCGCCCGAGGTAGTCAGACCCTGTGTAGCCGATCTGGATTTCTTGCCTTTCGCGGCTCCCGTGTCGACTACCTCCTGACCGTCGCGGTAGAGCACGTTGGTGCTAGATCTGCCGATGAAGTGTAGCGGCTGGTAAAGAGTTGCGACCGTCTGTCCTTTCTCATATCCGCGTGGGGTATCTTCGAAGCGTGTTGTGACACGTGTGGCAAAGAAGTTCGGCAATTTAGTGATGGTCTTCCCAACATAGTCGACCGTTAGAGCCATGAGTTGGCGTTGCGAAGGAATATCGGGCCTCGCAACGGCAGGAATCTCCGCTGTGGGAAGGTCGAGAAATGCTGACATATCGGCCAACGCAATCAGCGCCTGCTTGCT encodes:
- a CDS encoding VWA domain-containing protein; this encodes MMTRSPCGGSVMQKLALLLLLLTEIAFPAFAAKRVNVEQLEQVLAAAHGKPDAEVARQLSDVQLTERLSASKLSRLEVDLPGTESKQALIALADMSAFLDLPTAEIPAVARPDIPSQRQLMALTVDYVGKTITKLPNFFATRVTTRFEDTPRGYEKGQTVATLYQPLHFIGRSSTNVLYRDGQEVVDTGAAKGKKSRSATQGLTTSGEFGSILATVLVDAAQGTLTWSHWEQGTVGPVAVFRYAVPGGKSHYDVEFCCVPGDNKESRVFQQLSGYHGEITVDPANGTILRLTLEADLKPTDPIVKASIVVEYGPVEIGGKTYLCPVKSISISQAQPLPHTLQMQDFRTANMTQGTENLPGSLQTLVNDVAFEQYHVFTASAHVLTDGEPGRDAPASGLKNFSAQEANTPEPESTGSPSVAGKPTETTPAQNVTAAIPTPTAPNPATNATLEAAIPEISVADSTGFPDTAATQRSASPDRNFSLPARTRLVDVAVTAYDKKNHPITDLTPEDLEIYDNGRKQEIQFFNRPSATATESGKTPSQFAYSNRRTTSANAGPEIGNTAGNTTILLIDASNLTWAELTYVRGQILRFLQVLPINERVALYVLQTHGFQVLAEGTTDHAVLAAKLSEWMPNSQDLARAQAEEHRSRQQVDTAGSQPEPQTVSGTSSQAPNAGTLIDPEMRQIGSNPAQDTLSIMIRVTRHLAAIPGHKNLVWVTSDSVLSGSSDKSGGINKGSKHIDEFSLRTQEAMNDAHVAVYPLDASQTGSEVSIETHARDIEAAQSSNAPTSVNTQSAPTTAPIQQDLHPIQGPVREVANATGGRAIRRSGNIAAALNGVVEDGHATYLLSFAPDEVPNGQYHVLTIKPTARRGVTLRYRNGYQYSREPSTLKERFGRAVWQPFDANEIGVSVNSAAASTGIVLKLAIATADLALAKQGERWVDNLDIFLAQRDDDGFHARVTGKTLGLSLKPATYQALLRDGIPFDQPIEKSESTGSVRIVVVDENSGRMGSITVPAESLQRKHY